The Nocardioides sp. S5 genome includes a window with the following:
- a CDS encoding winged helix DNA-binding domain-containing protein: protein MALPRISDAERRRRIAVRHAVAPAHRLDTVEAVTRAMTVLHATEAATVHLAVAARAEGLHVDDVDHALYDERSVVKQLAMRRTLFVLPRDLLPAAWGSASARVATAERKRVARMVEQAGLAADGAAWLDAARAATLARLADGPATTAELRAQVPELAGSVGGDSDKPYDRPVPVAPWVLTHLGLTGAVFRGPNAGHWRVNKPTWATAEEWLGTTETPWDEAAGYAELVRRWLATFGPGTAADVQWWLGSTKTAVTRALADVGAVEVALDDATTGWVLPDDIDDTPPVEPWAALLPTLDPTVMGWKSRDFYLDPVHVPRLFDTNGNAGTTAWWDGRVVGCWVQDDSGAVRLSLLEDVDPAGRAALEQEADRLTRWLDGTVVGTVYSSPQMKQARLAPSA, encoded by the coding sequence GTGGCCCTGCCGAGGATCAGTGACGCCGAGCGTCGTCGCCGGATCGCCGTACGCCACGCGGTGGCTCCCGCCCACCGGCTCGACACCGTCGAGGCGGTCACCCGGGCGATGACCGTGCTGCACGCGACCGAGGCCGCAACCGTGCACCTCGCCGTCGCTGCCCGGGCCGAGGGCCTCCATGTCGACGACGTCGACCACGCGCTCTACGACGAGCGCAGCGTCGTCAAGCAGCTGGCCATGCGGCGCACGCTCTTCGTCCTCCCCCGCGACCTCCTGCCCGCGGCGTGGGGCAGCGCGTCGGCACGCGTTGCGACGGCGGAGCGCAAGCGGGTCGCCAGGATGGTGGAGCAGGCCGGGCTGGCCGCCGACGGTGCCGCGTGGCTCGATGCCGCCCGCGCCGCCACCCTGGCCCGGCTCGCCGACGGTCCCGCGACCACGGCCGAGCTCCGCGCGCAGGTGCCCGAGCTCGCAGGCTCCGTCGGTGGCGACAGCGACAAGCCCTACGACCGGCCGGTGCCCGTCGCCCCCTGGGTGCTGACCCACCTCGGCCTGACCGGTGCCGTGTTCCGCGGTCCCAACGCCGGCCACTGGCGGGTCAACAAGCCGACCTGGGCCACGGCCGAGGAGTGGCTCGGCACGACGGAGACTCCGTGGGACGAGGCCGCCGGCTACGCGGAGCTGGTCCGCCGCTGGCTGGCCACCTTCGGCCCCGGCACCGCCGCCGACGTCCAGTGGTGGCTCGGCTCGACCAAGACCGCCGTGACCCGCGCCCTGGCCGACGTCGGTGCTGTGGAGGTCGCCCTCGACGACGCGACGACCGGCTGGGTGCTGCCCGACGACATCGACGACACCCCTCCTGTGGAGCCGTGGGCCGCGCTGCTGCCGACGCTCGACCCGACGGTGATGGGCTGGAAGTCGCGCGACTTCTACCTCGACCCCGTCCACGTGCCGCGGCTCTTCGACACCAACGGCAACGCCGGCACCACCGCGTGGTGGGACGGCCGGGTCGTGGGCTGCTGGGTGCAGGACGACTCCGGAGCCGTACGCCTCTCGCTGCTCGAGGACGTCGACCCTGCGGGCCGTGCCGCGCTGGAGCAGGAGGCCGACCGGCTGACCCGGTGGCTCGACGGCACCGTGGTGGGGACCGTCTACTCCTCACCGCAGATGAAGCAGGCCCGGCTCGCCCCGTCGGCCTAG
- a CDS encoding GAF domain-containing sensor histidine kinase: MTALQDADARRERVLAAYDALDRPPRRELDALVELAARVAGVPFAAVNLFSADTQHQVATTGFEGQDSAREDALCRVVVESGEPVMLEDAGRDARFAHSPWTTGEIGDVKFYGSHPLTTPSGVVIGTLCVFDSATHEVDDEAARGLAQLADRVVDVLELELASRRLQEVNARLATSNERLAHFAGQVSHDLKNPLTSISLSLESLELEVTDPYQVDTVARARRGVTRMTDMIGGLLDFAAQGAAPGDDLVDLDAELDAALDDLAGRVDRTHVAVGTLPTVRGDGPQLRSVLMNLVDNAAKFSPAGAAPDIEVDARALDKHHRVEVRDRGRGIPADQHERVFAPLARLDKTVDGSGIGLATCRRIVEAHGGSMGVEDRPGGGSVFWFELPVPGRT; encoded by the coding sequence GTGACGGCACTGCAGGACGCCGACGCCAGGCGCGAGCGGGTGCTGGCGGCGTACGACGCCCTCGACCGCCCGCCGCGCCGCGAGCTCGACGCGCTCGTGGAGCTCGCGGCCCGGGTGGCCGGCGTGCCCTTCGCCGCCGTCAACCTCTTCTCCGCCGACACCCAGCACCAGGTCGCCACGACCGGTTTCGAGGGGCAGGACTCCGCGCGTGAGGACGCGTTGTGCCGCGTGGTCGTGGAGTCCGGCGAGCCGGTGATGCTCGAGGACGCCGGGCGCGACGCCCGCTTCGCCCACAGCCCCTGGACGACCGGCGAGATCGGCGACGTGAAGTTCTACGGCTCCCACCCGCTGACCACTCCCTCCGGCGTCGTCATCGGCACCCTCTGCGTCTTCGACAGCGCGACGCACGAGGTGGACGACGAGGCTGCCCGCGGCCTCGCCCAGCTCGCCGACCGCGTCGTCGACGTGCTGGAGCTCGAGCTCGCGTCGCGGCGGTTGCAGGAGGTCAACGCCCGGCTGGCGACCTCCAACGAGCGCCTGGCGCACTTCGCCGGACAGGTCAGCCACGACCTGAAGAACCCGCTGACCTCGATCTCGCTCTCCCTGGAGAGCCTCGAGCTCGAGGTGACCGACCCCTACCAGGTCGACACGGTCGCCCGCGCGCGCCGCGGTGTGACGCGGATGACGGACATGATCGGCGGCCTGCTGGACTTCGCCGCGCAGGGCGCGGCGCCCGGGGACGACCTCGTCGACCTGGACGCGGAGCTCGACGCGGCCCTCGACGACCTCGCGGGGCGGGTCGACCGCACCCACGTCGCCGTGGGCACGCTCCCCACCGTTCGCGGTGACGGCCCGCAGCTGCGGTCGGTGCTGATGAACCTCGTGGACAACGCAGCGAAGTTCAGCCCTGCCGGTGCGGCGCCGGACATCGAGGTCGACGCGCGCGCCCTCGACAAGCACCACCGCGTCGAGGTGCGCGACCGCGGGCGCGGCATTCCTGCCGACCAGCACGAGCGCGTCTTCGCGCCGCTCGCCCGCCTCGACAAGACCGTCGACGGCTCGGGGATCGGGCTGGCGACCTGCCGTCGCATCGTCGAGGCACACGGCGGGTCCATGGGGGTCGAGGACCGCCCCGGGGGTGGCTCGGTCTTCTGGTTCGAGCTCCCCGTGCCGGGCCGCACCTAG
- the htpX gene encoding zinc metalloprotease HtpX, with product MASSRFIKDTGLTVRMTLTLFLLGALYVGLVVAVIAFVRSPGGAVAVALIAIGMAFWQWWSSDKVAMRAMRAREVTPEEAPELHGMIDRLCALADMPKPRVGVADLAVPNAFATGRSPERSVVCVTTGILQTLDAEELEAVLAHELSHVAHRDVLVMTVASSAGIAAGLLMRFAQFGGMGRSRNNNSALPAVLIAVVVALVVYAVSFLSLRLLSRYRELSADRAGAYLTLKPAALASALQKISGEAAAIPTRDLRAASAASALCIVPALSGGLSGLMATHPPLERRLSQLARIQAELSRPAG from the coding sequence ATGGCCTCGTCGCGCTTCATCAAGGACACCGGACTCACCGTCCGGATGACCCTCACCCTCTTCCTCCTCGGCGCGCTCTACGTCGGTCTCGTCGTCGCCGTCATCGCCTTCGTCCGCAGCCCGGGCGGGGCGGTCGCGGTCGCCCTGATCGCGATCGGCATGGCGTTCTGGCAGTGGTGGAGCTCGGACAAGGTCGCCATGCGTGCCATGCGCGCCCGCGAGGTGACGCCCGAGGAGGCGCCGGAGCTGCACGGGATGATCGACCGGCTCTGCGCCCTGGCCGACATGCCCAAGCCCCGCGTGGGTGTCGCGGACCTGGCCGTGCCCAACGCGTTCGCCACCGGCCGCTCTCCCGAACGGTCGGTCGTGTGCGTGACGACCGGGATCCTCCAGACCCTCGACGCCGAGGAGCTCGAGGCGGTGCTGGCGCACGAGCTGAGCCACGTCGCCCACCGCGACGTGCTGGTCATGACGGTCGCCTCGTCCGCCGGCATCGCAGCCGGCCTGCTGATGCGCTTCGCCCAGTTCGGCGGCATGGGGCGTTCGCGCAACAACAACAGCGCGCTGCCGGCCGTGCTGATCGCCGTCGTGGTCGCCCTCGTGGTCTACGCCGTCAGCTTCCTGTCGCTGCGCCTGCTCTCGCGCTACCGCGAGCTGAGCGCCGACCGGGCCGGCGCCTACCTGACGCTGAAACCCGCCGCGCTCGCCAGCGCCCTGCAGAAGATCAGCGGCGAGGCCGCCGCCATCCCCACCCGTGACCTGCGGGCCGCCAGCGCAGCCAGCGCCCTGTGCATCGTCCCCGCCCTGAGCGGAGGCCTGAGCGGCCTGATGGCCACCCACCCACCCCTGGAGCGCCGGCTGTCCCAGCTCGCGCGGATCCAGGCCGAGCTCAGCCGGCCGGCGGGCTGA
- a CDS encoding PspA/IM30 family protein: MSLMKRISLIFRSKANTALDKAEDPRETLDYSYQRQLELLSKVRRGVADVATSRKRVELQVNQLEQQAAKLQGQAEKAIGAGREDLAREALTRKSGLASQITALKEQQATLQGEEEKLVLAQQRLQAKVEAFRTRKETIKATYTAAEAQTRIGEAMSGIGEEMGDVGLAIQRAEDKTAQMQARGQAIDELIASGALDDASQLNAGDDISRELDALSSGSDVESELARLKAGSAQPQAIEGSDGGDILAAEPEAVKADPESTEGGRA; encoded by the coding sequence ATGAGTCTCATGAAGCGCATCAGCCTGATCTTCCGCTCCAAGGCCAACACGGCCCTGGACAAGGCGGAGGACCCCCGCGAGACCCTCGACTACAGCTACCAGCGCCAGCTCGAGCTGCTCTCGAAGGTCCGGCGGGGTGTCGCGGACGTCGCCACCAGCCGCAAGCGCGTCGAGCTCCAGGTCAACCAGCTCGAGCAGCAGGCCGCCAAGCTCCAGGGTCAGGCCGAGAAGGCCATCGGGGCCGGTCGCGAGGACCTGGCGCGCGAGGCGCTGACCCGCAAGTCGGGCCTGGCGTCGCAGATCACCGCGCTCAAGGAGCAGCAGGCCACGCTCCAGGGCGAGGAGGAGAAGCTCGTCCTGGCCCAGCAGCGGCTCCAGGCCAAGGTCGAGGCGTTCCGCACGCGCAAGGAGACCATCAAGGCCACCTACACCGCCGCCGAGGCGCAGACGCGCATCGGCGAGGCGATGTCGGGCATCGGCGAGGAGATGGGCGACGTCGGCCTGGCGATCCAGCGCGCCGAGGACAAGACCGCACAGATGCAGGCACGCGGCCAGGCGATCGACGAGCTGATCGCCTCCGGCGCGCTCGACGATGCCTCGCAGCTCAACGCCGGCGACGACATCTCCCGCGAGCTCGACGCCCTGAGCTCCGGCTCCGACGTCGAGTCCGAGCTGGCCCGGCTCAAGGCGGGCAGCGCCCAGCCGCAGGCGATCGAGGGCTCCGACGGCGGCGACATCCTCGCCGCCGAGCCCGAGGCCGTGAAGGCCGACCCCGAGTCGACGGAGGGCGGTCGGGCATGA
- a CDS encoding DUF3043 domain-containing protein, with product MFRRTQSQPETPLSPEKVGGKGRPTPSRKEAEAAARARAKVPRTRKEQAAAQRAARGDTSRKMREAMKTGDERYLPSRDRGPVRRFIRDFVDARFSFIELMVPLLIVSMVLGYSGNNGMVQLGNTVLFTTIMVIIVDIVMLRFRLRRELARRFPDESTKGSTLYAAMRSLQMKFLRLPKAQVRIGEKLPETYR from the coding sequence GTGTTCCGACGTACCCAGTCCCAGCCGGAGACCCCCCTCTCTCCCGAGAAGGTGGGCGGCAAGGGCCGCCCCACGCCCTCGCGCAAGGAGGCCGAGGCGGCCGCTCGCGCCCGCGCGAAGGTGCCCCGGACCCGCAAGGAGCAGGCGGCCGCGCAGCGTGCCGCTCGTGGCGACACGTCCCGCAAGATGCGCGAGGCGATGAAGACCGGCGACGAGCGCTACCTGCCCAGCCGCGACCGCGGGCCCGTGCGCCGCTTCATCCGCGACTTCGTCGACGCCCGCTTCTCCTTCATCGAGCTCATGGTGCCGCTGCTCATCGTCTCGATGGTGCTGGGCTACTCCGGCAACAACGGCATGGTCCAGCTCGGCAACACGGTCCTGTTCACCACGATCATGGTGATCATCGTCGACATCGTCATGCTGCGCTTCAGGCTGCGCCGCGAGCTCGCCCGACGCTTCCCCGACGAGTCCACCAAGGGCTCCACGCTGTACGCCGCCATGCGCTCGCTGCAGATGAAGTTCCTGCGCCTGCCCAAGGCCCAGGTCAGGATCGGCGAGAAGCTGCCCGAGACCTACCGATGA
- a CDS encoding GNAT family N-acetyltransferase, whose translation MSHSHAGGPTADVSVRIAWADDAEAIAAVQVRAWPELYAGVLPAEVLPSDVDAVSAQWRQVLARPADARNRVLVALERNRVVGFALTSPALDPDCDPVADGEVAEVTLDPAERAKGHGSRLLQAAVDTLAADRFTRAVTWVNAGDDGLRTFFTDAGWAADSAHRELDLDGTGTTTVKQVRLHTAIA comes from the coding sequence ATGAGCCACTCGCACGCGGGCGGCCCGACCGCCGACGTGTCCGTGCGCATCGCCTGGGCCGACGACGCCGAGGCGATCGCCGCGGTGCAGGTGCGCGCGTGGCCCGAGCTCTACGCCGGCGTGCTGCCCGCCGAGGTGCTGCCGAGCGACGTCGACGCCGTGTCGGCGCAGTGGCGCCAGGTGCTTGCCCGGCCCGCCGACGCCCGCAACCGCGTGCTCGTCGCCCTGGAGCGCAACCGCGTGGTCGGCTTCGCGCTCACCTCCCCCGCGCTCGACCCCGACTGCGACCCGGTCGCCGACGGGGAGGTCGCCGAGGTCACCCTCGACCCCGCCGAACGGGCCAAGGGTCACGGGTCACGGCTGCTGCAGGCTGCAGTCGACACCCTCGCCGCCGACCGGTTCACCCGCGCCGTCACCTGGGTCAATGCCGGCGACGACGGGCTGCGCACGTTCTTCACCGACGCCGGGTGGGCGGCCGACTCCGCGCACCGCGAGCTCGACCTCGACGGGACCGGGACGACGACGGTCAAGCAGGTGCGGCTCCACACCGCGATCGCCTGA
- a CDS encoding OapA N-terminal domain-containing protein has protein sequence MFGPLPPLHKWVLVLAAVLVCMGIGFWVGAVPEIPLNIRVGLVAGAGAGIAAAFVLVHDFHRRQRPPVRVRRHEP, from the coding sequence ATGTTCGGTCCGCTTCCACCACTCCACAAGTGGGTGCTCGTCCTCGCCGCGGTCCTCGTCTGCATGGGGATCGGCTTCTGGGTCGGCGCCGTCCCGGAGATCCCGCTCAACATCAGGGTCGGCCTGGTGGCCGGCGCCGGTGCCGGCATCGCTGCGGCATTCGTCCTGGTCCACGACTTCCACCGGCGGCAGCGGCCGCCCGTGCGCGTACGCCGCCACGAGCCGTAG
- a CDS encoding AzlC family ABC transporter permease, which produces MSDVVLDPAERSGILRDSLAVGVATGAYGLGFGAVSVASGLSVAQTCVLSLLMFTGASQFALVGVVAAGGSPLSGAATALLLGTRNTLYGLRMAPLLQWRGWRRAGAAHVLIDESTAMSVGRDSTPAARLGFLATGIAVFVLWNLATLVGALAGGAVGDPRTFGLDAAVAAAFLALLWPRLKDRRNVLVGVLAAAVALSMVPVSAAGVPVLAAGGVALLVGVLARRQDPTEIPGPDDVAGGHH; this is translated from the coding sequence GTGAGTGACGTCGTGCTCGATCCCGCCGAGCGCTCCGGGATCCTCCGCGACAGCCTCGCCGTGGGCGTGGCGACCGGTGCGTACGGGCTCGGGTTCGGCGCCGTCTCGGTCGCGTCCGGCCTCAGCGTCGCCCAGACGTGCGTGCTGTCGCTGCTGATGTTCACCGGGGCCAGCCAGTTCGCGCTGGTGGGCGTCGTGGCCGCCGGCGGGAGCCCCCTCTCGGGCGCCGCGACCGCGCTCCTGCTCGGCACCCGCAACACGCTCTACGGCCTCCGGATGGCGCCGCTGCTGCAGTGGCGGGGCTGGCGCCGCGCGGGTGCGGCCCACGTCCTCATCGACGAGTCGACCGCGATGTCGGTGGGTCGCGACAGCACCCCCGCGGCCCGGCTCGGCTTCCTCGCCACCGGGATCGCCGTCTTCGTCCTGTGGAACCTCGCCACCCTGGTGGGAGCACTCGCCGGCGGGGCCGTCGGCGACCCGCGGACCTTCGGTCTCGACGCCGCCGTCGCCGCCGCCTTCCTGGCGCTGCTGTGGCCCCGGCTCAAGGACCGGCGCAACGTGCTCGTCGGCGTGCTGGCCGCAGCGGTCGCGCTGTCGATGGTGCCGGTCAGCGCCGCGGGCGTGCCCGTCCTGGCCGCTGGGGGCGTCGCCCTGCTCGTCGGCGTCCTGGCACGCCGGCAGGATCCCACGGAGATCCCCGGGCCCGACGACGTGGCGGGTGGGCACCACTGA
- a CDS encoding AzlD domain-containing protein, whose protein sequence is MWTAILLAGAGCYLLKLAGLSLPERVLAHPTVERVADLIPVALLAALVAVQAFSEGPALALDARALGLGFAFVALLLRAPFLVVVVGAAVVAALARVV, encoded by the coding sequence ATGTGGACCGCGATCCTGCTGGCCGGCGCCGGCTGCTACCTGCTCAAGCTGGCCGGGCTGTCCCTGCCGGAGCGGGTGCTCGCCCACCCGACCGTCGAGCGGGTGGCCGACCTCATCCCGGTGGCGCTGCTGGCCGCGCTGGTCGCGGTGCAGGCCTTCTCCGAGGGCCCCGCCCTCGCCCTCGACGCACGGGCGCTGGGTCTCGGCTTCGCCTTCGTCGCGCTGCTGCTGCGTGCGCCGTTCCTCGTCGTGGTGGTGGGCGCAGCCGTGGTGGCCGCGCTCGCGCGCGTGGTCTGA
- the dapB gene encoding 4-hydroxy-tetrahydrodipicolinate reductase, which produces MKVGVLGARGKVGAEVCRAVEAAADTELVAAVDAGDDVEQLVTAGAQVVVDFTHPDVVMDHLRFCIEHGIHVVVGTTGFDRPRLDQLEAWLADAPQVGVLIAPNFSIGAILMMRFAAVAAPFFESVEVVELHHPDKADAPSGTARRTAEMIAAARRDAGSAPMPDATSTGLDGARGADVEGVRVHGLRVRGLVAHQEVVLGAPGETLTIRHDSLDRVSFTPGVLTGVRSIAAHPGLTVGLEHFLDLD; this is translated from the coding sequence GTGAAGGTCGGCGTGCTCGGCGCGCGCGGCAAGGTCGGCGCCGAGGTGTGCCGCGCCGTCGAGGCGGCTGCCGACACCGAGCTCGTCGCCGCGGTCGACGCGGGCGACGACGTCGAGCAGCTGGTCACGGCCGGCGCGCAGGTGGTCGTCGACTTCACCCACCCCGACGTGGTGATGGATCACCTCCGGTTCTGCATCGAGCACGGCATCCATGTCGTCGTCGGCACCACCGGCTTCGACCGGCCCCGGCTCGACCAGCTGGAGGCGTGGCTGGCCGACGCGCCGCAGGTCGGCGTCCTGATCGCCCCCAACTTCTCCATCGGCGCGATCCTGATGATGCGCTTCGCCGCCGTCGCGGCCCCCTTCTTCGAGTCGGTGGAGGTCGTCGAGCTGCACCACCCCGACAAGGCCGACGCCCCGTCCGGCACCGCCCGGCGCACCGCGGAGATGATCGCCGCGGCGCGTCGTGACGCCGGCAGCGCGCCGATGCCCGACGCGACGTCGACGGGCCTCGACGGTGCGCGCGGGGCCGACGTCGAGGGCGTACGCGTCCACGGGCTGCGGGTGCGCGGACTGGTCGCCCACCAGGAGGTCGTCCTCGGTGCGCCGGGGGAGACCCTCACCATCCGGCACGACTCGCTCGACCGGGTCTCCTTCACCCCCGGCGTCCTCACCGGCGTGCGCTCGATCGCGGCGCACCCCGGCCTCACGGTCGGCCTCGAGCACTTCCTCGACCTCGACTGA
- a CDS encoding class I SAM-dependent methyltransferase has protein sequence MPSPTIPPRIKWAVDLMDVQPGDQVLEIGCGPGAGAEAICAKLETGKLFAIDRSESGVDRTKRRNQKYVDAGRLVVRQIDLATLRVPVKRLNKVFAFNVNLFWVRACEDEIALLHERVVPGGAVYLFYEAARPELVPNIVKKASENLLRGGFRVSVVEQKAPPVIGIIARR, from the coding sequence ATGCCCTCCCCGACCATCCCGCCGCGCATCAAGTGGGCCGTCGACCTCATGGACGTCCAGCCGGGCGACCAGGTCCTCGAGATCGGATGCGGTCCCGGCGCCGGCGCCGAGGCCATCTGCGCCAAGCTGGAGACCGGCAAGCTCTTCGCCATCGACCGCTCGGAGTCGGGCGTCGATCGCACCAAGAGGCGCAACCAGAAGTACGTCGACGCCGGCCGGCTCGTCGTGCGCCAGATCGACCTCGCCACGCTGCGGGTGCCGGTCAAGCGGCTCAACAAGGTCTTCGCCTTCAACGTGAACCTCTTCTGGGTCCGCGCGTGCGAGGACGAGATCGCCCTGCTCCACGAGCGCGTGGTCCCCGGCGGCGCGGTCTACCTCTTCTACGAGGCCGCCCGCCCCGAGCTGGTGCCCAACATCGTGAAGAAGGCGTCGGAGAACCTCCTGCGCGGCGGCTTCCGGGTGAGCGTGGTCGAGCAGAAGGCTCCCCCGGTCATCGGCATCATCGCCCGGCGCTGA
- a CDS encoding pitrilysin family protein, with the protein MQKNGTTRTLHTVKDADGAVTSRVRRTVLPSGLRVVTEQMAGTRSASIGVWVNVGSRDETPALHGCSHFLEHLLFKGTPERSAMEISVALDAVGGEFNAFTTKEYTVFHARVLDEDLATAVDVLGDMVTASTITAADVEAERDVILDEIAMHDDDPDDVVHNLFAHQAWGDTPLGRPIAGTEASITAMTRAQIHRFYRRHYRADNMVVSVAGNVDHADVVRQVRKAFGREGFLDGEAVPTPPAQSEHARKVHPGETRTVRPQEQVNLVLGVKGMTRTDPRRYALGVLNTALGGGTSSRMFQEVRELRGLAYSVYSFASHHADAGVVGVSVGCLPGKYDAVLETVRGELAKVAAEGLTEEEVERGKGQLKGGLVLGLEDSGSRMSRIGKAELVYDELLTIDEVVGRIEAVTHEDVCALARELFTQPELLAVVGPTA; encoded by the coding sequence GTGCAGAAGAACGGCACCACCCGCACGCTCCACACCGTCAAGGACGCCGACGGCGCGGTGACCTCACGCGTACGCCGCACCGTGCTGCCCAGCGGCTTGCGCGTCGTCACCGAGCAGATGGCCGGCACCCGCTCGGCCAGCATCGGCGTGTGGGTCAACGTGGGCTCGCGCGACGAGACGCCCGCGCTCCACGGATGCTCACACTTCCTCGAGCACCTGCTCTTCAAGGGCACCCCCGAGCGCTCGGCGATGGAGATCTCGGTCGCGCTCGACGCGGTGGGGGGCGAGTTCAACGCCTTCACCACCAAGGAGTACACCGTCTTCCACGCCCGGGTCCTCGACGAGGACCTCGCGACCGCCGTCGACGTGCTGGGCGACATGGTCACCGCCTCGACCATCACCGCCGCCGACGTCGAGGCCGAGCGCGACGTGATCCTCGACGAGATCGCGATGCACGACGACGACCCCGACGACGTGGTGCACAACCTCTTCGCTCACCAGGCGTGGGGTGACACGCCCCTCGGGCGTCCGATCGCCGGCACCGAGGCCTCCATCACCGCGATGACCCGGGCCCAGATCCACCGCTTCTACCGTCGCCACTACCGCGCCGACAACATGGTCGTCTCCGTGGCCGGCAACGTCGACCACGCCGACGTGGTGCGCCAGGTCAGGAAGGCCTTCGGCCGCGAGGGGTTCCTCGACGGTGAGGCCGTCCCCACGCCGCCCGCGCAGAGCGAGCACGCACGCAAGGTCCACCCCGGCGAGACGCGTACGGTCCGCCCGCAGGAGCAGGTGAACCTCGTCCTCGGCGTGAAGGGCATGACCCGCACGGACCCGCGCCGCTACGCCCTCGGCGTGCTCAACACCGCGCTCGGTGGCGGCACGTCGTCGCGGATGTTCCAGGAGGTGCGCGAGCTGCGCGGCCTGGCCTACTCCGTCTACTCCTTCGCCAGCCACCACGCCGACGCCGGCGTGGTCGGGGTCTCCGTGGGCTGCCTGCCGGGCAAGTACGACGCCGTGCTGGAGACCGTGCGCGGCGAGCTCGCCAAGGTGGCCGCCGAGGGGCTCACCGAGGAAGAGGTCGAGCGCGGCAAGGGCCAGCTCAAGGGTGGTCTCGTCCTCGGCCTGGAGGACTCCGGCTCGCGCATGTCACGCATCGGCAAGGCCGAGCTGGTCTACGACGAGCTGCTCACCATCGACGAGGTGGTGGGCCGGATCGAGGCCGTCACCCACGAGGACGTGTGCGCGCTCGCCCGCGAGCTCTTCACCCAGCCCGAGCTGCTGGCGGTCGTGGGCCCGACCGCCTGA